In Pectinophora gossypiella chromosome 5, ilPecGoss1.1, whole genome shotgun sequence, a genomic segment contains:
- the LOC126367208 gene encoding SET domain-containing protein 4: protein MGRTHRKRRHGKARNFYTCGDGKEIILLNSWLSKQGMRCNEKLVLAVFNDTGRGVLTKRKICAGEELLTLPLNSTINVTTILTDLSFCNIFLENKKDCLVTYKQLVSFQSLMALYLAFLKLQGPGSKWFVYLESLPKEYTVPYFLPNDIKSYVDKDIQTVISKQHDIIHSSFHIFEEILQNSKSDNISVHKLKHSFNMPVYEWAYFTVNTRCVYMDLSNVIDLRNIENCILNIITDNTKISLCPYLDMINHSPNARNETKLIVSKNIENISVGQLDKTLFSDVWFSIYTKNNFDPYSEVFICYGDSHNLKLITEYGFYLPLNDLDYVSFEFEHIISYLKTKSIKLSQEQMSFINGHNLNKDLYIDIKGLSFNFYGLLMVVKYFYKQNMDVSRLIYSAALCTSDKVLNELIAPVVKEKLENIKQSLSKLETCKNNCILNNCKALMCQYVVVLEKFIKC from the coding sequence ATGGGTCGTACTCACCGAAAAAGAAGACATGGAAAGGCGCGCAACTTTTACACATGTGGTGATggaaaagaaataattttactGAACTCATGGCTGTCCAAACAGGGTATGCGATGCAACGAGAAACTAGTGCTTGCTGTTTTTAACGATACTGGTCGTGGAGTGCTAACAAAAAGGAAGATTTGCGCGGGAGAAGAGCTCTTAACTCTGCCTTTGAATTCAACCATTAATGTTACAACTATCTTGACAGATTTgtctttttgtaatatttttttagagaaTAAGAAAGATTGTCTAGTAACTTATAAGCAGTTAGTGTCGTTTCAATCATTAATGGCACTCTACTTAGCATTTTTAAAGCTCCAAGGCCCAGGTTCAAAATGGTTTGTGTATTTAGAGAGTTTACCAAAAGAGTATACAGTTCCTTATTTTTTGCCAAATGATATAAAAAGTTATGTTGATAAAGATATACAAACTGTAATTTCTAAACAGCATGATATTATTCATTCATCATTCCATATTTTTGAGGAAATTTTACAAAATTCTAAGAGTGATAATATTTCTGTTCATAAACTGAAACATTCTTTCAATATGCCTGTGTATGAATGGGCCTATTTTACTGTGAATACCAGATGTGTATATATGGATTTATCAAATGTGATTGATCTAAGAAATATTGAAAATTGTATTTTGAATATAATTACAGATAATACAAAGATATCTTTATGTCCTTACTTGGACATGATTAACCACAGTCCAAATGCCAGAAATGAAACAAAACTAATTGTaagcaaaaatatagaaaatataaGTGTAGGACAATTAGACAAAACCTTATTTTCAGATGTGTGGTTTTCTATCtatactaaaaataattttgatccATATTCGGAAGTGTTTATATGTTATGGTGATAGTCATAATTTGAAACTTATCACAGAATATGGCTTTTACCTCCCTCTAAATGATCTTGATTATGTctcttttgaatttgaacacatAATTTCATatctaaaaacaaaatcaattaaattgtCCCAAGAACAAATGTCTTTTATAAATggtcataatttaaataaagatttgtaCATTGATATTAAAGGTTTAAGTTTCAATTTCTATGGTCTATTAATGGTtgtaaaatacttttataaacaaaatatggatGTTAGTAGGTTGATATATTCAGCCGCTTTATGTACAAGTGATAAAgttttaaatgaattaatagCACCAGTGGTTAAGgagaaattagaaaatataaaacagTCTTTAAGTAAATTAGAGACTTGTAAGAacaattgtattttaaataattgtaaagcTCTCATGTGTCAGTATGTTGTTGTCTTAGAAAAGTTTATTAAATGTTAG
- the LOC126367218 gene encoding mitotic spindle assembly checkpoint protein MAD2A produces the protein MSQQQTKNTITLRGSAQIICEYLNFAINSVLFQRGLYPPETFKAEQQYGITLLMSEDPQIKSFLTNLLTQSEEWIINKKVSKLSLVILNVANKEVLECWDFNVQYEDGDVALSKEKNEQVGSKDVKKIQQEIRDVMLQVAATISYLPFLDCRCSFDVLVHAKTDCDVPEKWAEAKPIQITNAQNVHLKSFSTSLHKMETVVSYKLAD, from the exons ATGTCCCAACAGCAAACGAAGAATACTATAACACTCCGTGGCTCGGCTCAGAttatttgtgaatacttaa ACTTTGCGATCAATTCGGTGTTATTTCAAAGAGGACTGTATCCACCAGAGACCTTCAAAGCAGAGCAGCAGTACGGAATAACCTTGCTTATGTCGGAAGATCCGCAAATCAAAAGTTTTCTTACCAATCTTTTAACACAAAGCGaag AATGGATTATCAACAAGAAAGTAAGCAAGCTGTCTTTAGTCATCCTCAATGTTGCAAACAAAGAAGTCCTAGAATGTTGGGACTTCAACGTCCAATATGAAGATGGTGATGTTGCCTTATCTAAGGAGAAAAACGAACAAGTAGGCAGTAAGGACGTAAAGAAAATACAGCAAGAAATTCGGGATGTTATGTTGCAAGTTGCAGCAACAATATCTTACTTACCATTTTTAGATTGTCGTTGCTCATTTGACGTGCTAGTCCATGCTAAGACGGACTGTGACGTACCCGAGAAATGGGCAGAAGCCAAACCTATACAGATTACCAATGCACAGAATGTACACCTGAAAAGTTTCTCTACAAGTTTGCATAAAATGGAAACGGTTGTTAGTTATAAGCTAGCTGATTAG